Within the Gossypium raimondii isolate GPD5lz chromosome 12, ASM2569854v1, whole genome shotgun sequence genome, the region tcaaagtcAGCTTATCTCTGTAAAACATTTCTAAATACccaattttccttaaatttttcctacatttaaaatttaattttctatatttttaattttattttcattttgcttttctgaaaacatcataaattccaatttaaaaaatacaagttaaattatttaatcactaaattatgggtaaattatTTTTGTCACCCGATTATTGACGCTTTTagttagtataataataattttagtctacaatatctatattttgtcaatttaaccctaattatatataaaatgataaaattgaaaacattaaattttaaataaaagcatataaaaattaaaatagataaagtGGGAAAATGAgggaatattaattttaaatgttgtctctatattatttgtataaaagATTCAATACCCAttctttaaaaaacattaaGCAAAATTATTGATTCTCtgtttttacattatttttcttGACATAGCTTTTTGTTATAcaagaaggaaagaaataaatctatttttaaataatttagagtttttaaccattttatatataatcaagGTCAAATTgccaaaaactataaaattgaTGACTAAAATTAGTATTATACCAACTAAAACAGCATCACTTAACAATTGAGCcataaaaaacaatttcaaaaactttagttattaaattctatctttttatttaagtgaccaaaatgaaaacttattcataaattagtgactaatggtgaaatttacctaaaattttatttgtttatttagattTCCAGGCGTGTAATATTGGTCCCATGagcaaatttttattttaaagaaaacacataatctaatttaataaaattactttgacGTCTTCTCAATTGGATTTCAATTAGATTAAAAGAGCAGAAAAATGAATTCTTAAGATtaaaaagtaaagggactaaattttaaatatatgaaaagtataaagactGAAACCAAAATTATACCAAATCACCATTcattaagcaaaaaaaaaaaagcatccacgacaaaaaaaaaacaaaaaaacaaatttccACACAggaaaaaaattggagaaaaaaaaagaaaaagatggtaACCCAAAAGCCAAAAGTCACCACCTCCTCCGATCAGCATCGTACTGAGACAAAGGTACAACTTCCGACAAAGGCGTAGAAATCGGTGTCGGAAGCGGTGAGTTCCGACAAACAGGACAAGACCCATTAAGTTTCAACCAAGCATCAATACAAGTTACATGAAAACAATGCCTACATTCAGGCATCATCCTCAACATCTCTGATTCTCTATACTCACACAAACATATCGAACAAATGGTGTTCCGAGCACTAGAGCCCGTCACCTCCACCGCCGTAGACACCTCCTCTTTGCTGAACCGGAACTTGGGGTAAGAGTTTATGACGGCACGATCAAGCCCAAAGACGACAACGTTTTCTTCGTCGTGTTCATGGTCTTCTTCGCCGATGAAAACAATCCTGGGGAGGACGATACCGTTGGAGTTGGCGGCGGTGGGTGTTGAAATGGGGTTGGGGGAAATGGCACGAGGTGGAAGGGGTGAGGAAGAGCGGAAGCAAATGTAGGAAGCAAGGAGGAGagtggagaggaggaggaggaagcCGAGGGCGACGACGATGGCGTAGCCGACGCCTAAATTGGTGGTGAGATAAGTAGGGGATGAAAGGGGAGGGGTTGCCATTTGAAGGGAAAGGGAGAATCCATTTGGggactaaaaaaaaaacacagaaaacaaaaagaagaagaagattgaGGAAGAGAAGGTGGGTAGATGAATGCTTTTGCTGctgcatttaatttaatacttcaGCTGTTTTTTTCAAGTAGAGCCCCTAATAGTAAGATTTCATTtagccttttatttatttaaaaaataataatttcttaaaaatttatctatttctatttttaaatactaatttttattcgTGAATATATGGAATACATGGTATGTCACATGTTACTATTTGATTATTCCGTCAATTATATCAGCTTTTAAatgtacaaataaataaaagttttaacaaaaaaatcaatttgccCTTTGATATCTAACATACATAGACCAGTTTACCTATTTTTGAGTGggggtaaaatgcaatctaactcctagTATATAGATTTTCATAACACTTTTAATACTTATAAAGATTAATCTTTTTGGAGTTTGTGATACTTCTAATATTCATCCGACCCTTGTGGGTAATAATTCATTTATTGTATGAAATTCTTTTTTGGGAAATTGTATTTGATTTCAACTAATTTCAAACTATTTTCCATATACAAGATTCAAACTCGAGATTTTACTGTTGAAATTCCTTTTTCATTACTCACATCTTACTATGATTCGATTTTAATCTGTACGTAAAAAGTTTTCATCTATGATACACAAACTCAAAATTGTAAGTTTTGGGGTTTGAAATGCTATAATTGTAAGTTTTGTTTTAAGGGGAAAAAAGTGAAAAGAGAAAAGGgtgcttttctttcttttggaaTCAAAGGTAGAGTTTTCCCTGTTTTTTAATCTCTAAAAAAGGGAAAGTGTTGTAACCCAAATAAAGTACTCCCTTGGAGAACATTTCGAAAGCGGggacatatacatacatacagtTCTAAAACGTGATACAACATGCACCCTATGTCCCAAATATAAAATCCCAaggtataaattataaatagcaGGCTGAATATCTCAtgttgattttcctttttgacgAATGACATTTCTTTTTATCATTGCTGATGGATTTAAGGATGGAGAAGGTCAAGACTCTGAGTAGTTGTGGGAATTAAGAGCCTAGAGATACGAGTACAGGGTGATTGAACTTCATAGAGTTGTGTGTTCACTTTTGATTAGAAGAATGTCGTAAAGTCTTGTTTAGGTTAGTGATACAACTTGATATGTCCCAATTATAGGGTgtgtgaatttaaaaatatttttagaggaAGTcgaaattgaataataatttattattttcatcatttttgaaGGGATTTTCTCTTggagattaaaatataattttaccatcaattaaaatttctatctaGGAGGCCAAGGCTCCCGTCTGTCCTCTTCATATTTACCTCTAACGTAAATAATTGATGACATCGATCTTATCAGTGAAATTATTAGTGATTTTTTCTTTAATGGGTTTAAAAATTCTTCAAATATCTTGTTTTACACAAGTAATATACTATAGATAGCTTACCTCTATGCATTCAAAGCCAATAAGCAATAAACATTAGCCACCAGCTATTGCCTTAACTATTAGCCTTAAAATTGTATTAGCTGTGACCTAAACTAGACAGGCTCCACTTGAACAGGTTGTGTGATAGATTTTTAATGTACCAATTCAATTATGCATAGCTGCATTCCATGgttattaatgttttttttcctcttaaaaaattgtattttgtcatatttactaaaaaaatgagtaaattagttcaTGTATGTTAGACCAAAGAGTAAACTGGTGATTAACGGAACAACCAAACGTGTGCCTCATGGTTAACAgtagaaattgatagaaattttaacagaatgatCGATTTATTCTTTATCTAACATACAaagactaatttatctatttttaaataaaaaaataaaatacaatctacCTCTTAATACGAGAAACTCCATAGTACTTTTGCCATCACAATCTTGTTATGAAGAAATTAAGACCATTAATAAGATCATCaaagtaaaattacaaaaaaaaaaaactttaatccCCAAAATGGGGTTTGATTGTATGAAAAAAGCacaacaaattaacaaaatggaGCTGTATTACAGTCTGatagtttattctttttaaGTCATGGGTTTGATGCTTCTTTAAAGGCTAAAAGCAAAGCATTGGCTCCCACTTTTTCCTTACACTTCCATCTACTTTAATACCACATTTTTCttactaataattataaaaataattttatttatctataccaaatatatcaaaagtttttaattgagttggtatcaCGAGTCAACCAAGCACCAATTCATTGAGtaatgactaaaatatcatcgatttacaaagtaaattatattatttcgaGGGTGTTTctatactttatattaattacttaattgagttggtgccATGAGTCAACCGAGCACTAACTCAGTTGGGTAATACTAAGATACCGTGTTTACGAAGTAATATAATTACTTTGAGTATGTTTCTAGTcgttttatatcttttatataaaaaataaaaatgctaaaacccgAGTTCGGCccgcccgtattaatttttatattaatttctatataatttttaaatatatataatacatcaaaaacactaaaaacattaaaataaatatttcccaacaaattgaataaaattttaaaaaatatgtatacttaaataacactagaATATATGCaacttaataagcaaatgcctctaaaataataacaaaattaagaataaaacaagtgttatacaatatccaaacaataacaacaaaatagtagtaacataatagtaaaatagtagcaaaatagggagaaaacaacaagaaaatagcattaaaacaacaaaaaaagagagtatttttttgtccttttgtgAATTCGGGCTGGACCCGGGCTAAAAATGCCTTACCTGAGGCTCAATctgttttttaaacgggcccttttttttgcccaagcc harbors:
- the LOC105763849 gene encoding RING-H2 finger protein ATL67, with the translated sequence MATPPLSSPTYLTTNLGVGYAIVVALGFLLLLSTLLLASYICFRSSSPLPPRAISPNPISTPTAANSNGIVLPRIVFIGEEDHEHDEENVVVFGLDRAVINSYPKFRFSKEEVSTAVEVTGSSARNTICSICLCEYRESEMLRMMPECRHCFHVTCIDAWLKLNGSCPVCRNSPLPTPISTPLSEVVPLSQYDADRRRW